From Candidatus Acididesulfobacter guangdongensis:
AGAAATAAGATGAATATCAAGGAAATGATTGACGAATTTTTGGTATGCCCTAAATGTAAAGGGAAACTTGAAATGTCGGTAATAAATAAGACGACGGCTGAAGGCAATCCTTATGAATCTTCTATACTGATATGCAGAAACTGCGGCGTGTATTATCCTATTGAAGACGACATACCTGTTTTGCTGGTTGACGAAGCAAAAACAATAGACGGTATTGATTAAAAAATATCGTATAAAATTAAATGGGAACAGATAATTATTTATCTCTTAAATTTAAACAGCTATTTGCTTTAGACGGCAATATAAAAAGACGTCTTGCAATGGTAAATTCTGATATTGCGGCGTCGGGCAGCAGGAGATTGGCTGTATCTGTCGTTAATAAAAATAGTTCTAATATTGATTGCAGCAATAAAAATAAAGATGATAGCTGCAATAGTAAAATTAATTTCAAGAAGTTCTGGTTTTATGCCGAATCTATAGGAGAGGTCAAAATAGCGCTTTATTTATGCGATTTGATAAAAACGCAAACCTCTACTTCCGCAGCAATGCCGGCAGCGCCTGTCTTTTTCATAAGTATTAAAACAGCTTCCGCATATAAGATATTGGAAAATTTTAGCTGTCGCAGCCGCAGCAATTATAACGGCAGCAATTATAACGGCAGCAATTATAACGGCAGCAATTACAATGATAGTTACCGCAAAGATATTATATTTTTTTTTCATCCCGCTAATTTATTCAATTATTTTTTTGACTCTTATGCGGTTTCAATTAAGCCGGATTATTTTATTTCAATAGAACATAGCGTAAATAGTAAGTACGCAGAAATTTTATATAATAACAACAATAATGTTAAAATTTATTTATTAGATTTAGATTTTAAAAAAGAAAAATTTTTAAAAAATTACAAATCATTAGATGATAAAATTTTAAATAGTATATATGTAAATATAACTGACGACGAAGATAAAAAAAATCTTCAGGAATATTTCGGCTCTCTAAAATTAACGGATAAATTAACAGATAAATTAACTTATGCTGAAGAACAAAGTCCCGACAATGATTTTCGCAGCTGTGCCGGTGCTAATAACGGTAAAAATTTTGAGAAAGCTCTATCGCCGAAAGAAAAAATTAATATAGTAAAAATTTCTGATTTACCGTTGAAAATTGCTTCATCATTCAATAATTATTGCAATGAAAACGACTGCAAAAATGTAAAAGAAGTCAAGGAAATCAAAGAAGTTATGGAAGTTAAGGAAATCAATAAGATTAAAGAAATTAAGGAAGTTAAGGAAGTTAAGGAATTTAAAGAAAATATACAGAGAGATACAGATAAAAATAGAGATAAAGCCCAACATACCGATATTATAATTATCTCGTTTATATCGGTTCATAAAAAGGAAATTGTTTTTCTGACAGGAATATTACGGAGCGTTAAAGAACATTTTTTAAAAAAAAATATTGAGCTCAAATTTATCTTCGCTCCGAGAAATACTAAAACAGTTCCTCTTATAAAGAAAGCAGCCGGAAAGAATAATTTTAAGGCGCTGTTATACACAAAAGATAATGCGGACGTAAATATTTTCGTTAAAAAAAATTTTGTAAATAGCGCTAAAAATATAAATAACTCTGAAGACGCCGATAAACCAGATAAACTTGATAAACCTGATAAATATAGAGACGCCGATATATTAATTATAGACGATTACGGGAAATTAGATGAAATTTATAAGAAATCAGATATAATATATGTCGGAAAAAGTTTATTTAAGGAAGAAAGCGGCGGACACAACATTCTAGAGCCGATATTATATTCCAAAGCGGTAATTACAGGTCAGTATATAGATAATTTTAAAAATATAGCCGATGCCTACCTAAAAGACGATGCTATTGCAGTAATCAAAAAGGATTTTTTTTTAAATGACTTTATTAAATTTATAGAAAATGAAACAAAATGGAAAGATATGGGCAAAAAATCTTACAATATATTTAAGAAACAGAAAGAACAAACAGCAAAAAATTTAAATTGTTTTATAAACAATGAATTTATAAATAAATATAAATAAAATAAAATGTATTTCAATTTGCATTTACCTTTTCTAATATTAGGTTCACGACTGATTATTCTTGCCGTTATTATTTTATTACTGTTGATTTATGTAAAAGTAAAATTGTTTAAAATCAAAATCTATTTTTCGGAGATAAACACTTATAAGGGACATAAAAATTTTTACGACTTAAACGGTATTATACATTTCCATTCAACGTATTCCGACGGTTCCGGCAAGATTGAAAATCTGATTAAAATAGCAAAAAGACTTAAGGCGGATTTTTTGATTTCTTCTGACCATAACACGTTAAAGCCGAAATATGACGGCATTGAAGGGTATTATGAAAACTTATTTTATTTTGCCGGAGAAGAAATTAATACCGAATTTGGTCATTTTCTTGCGCTCGGAATTAAAGACGAAATTAAAAGAGGCAATTACAGAGACGTGCTCGCGGATATAAAAAAACAAAACGGCGTCGGCATTATCTGTCATCCGTATAACTGGTGGACCCCGTGGAAAAATTTTTCCGTTAAAGGCTATGCCGGAATTGAAATAATAAATCTGGATTCGCAGTGGAGAGGAATGAATCCGTTATATATCTTATTAGTTTTAATCACCTATAAAATTAATAGTTTTTATTCCCTGCATTTTCTTGCGCACAAACCTAAAAAAACATTAAAATTTTGGGACAGCGTTCAAAAACATAATAAAATGATAACCGGCATAGCTTCTATAGATGCACATTCAAATGTCAAACTGAGCAAAAACATCAGAATACATTTTCCAAAATACGAAG
This genomic window contains:
- a CDS encoding Trm112 family protein, which translates into the protein MNIKEMIDEFLVCPKCKGKLEMSVINKTTAEGNPYESSILICRNCGVYYPIEDDIPVLLVDEAKTIDGID